In Zunongwangia sp. HGR-M22, the sequence ACCTCATGAGCGAAATCACCTCGATTGGTAAATTCGAAAACACGAGCTCCGCCATCATAACATGCTTTTAAAACTTCTTTACAGGTTTTTATATCAGAATGGTAAAAAACAGGAACAATTCCTGTCTCTTTCATCTGTTGCGCTACCGCTATTCTTGAATATGTTGCCATTTAATAATGGTTATAAATTAAATTATTTCCTATTTCTAGATTTTTAGTTTTGGTTTAATACAGAATCTATTCAAGTTTATCAAGATGTGATCCTGAAATAGATCTAAGAAAACCTTCTTTCTTGTTTCCTTCTTTTAAAATCTAGCGTCTATATTCTAATACCTAGTTTTGTAAAATCTACCTTTTTATTCTTCCGCCGGTACTCCCCTCTGCTACTTCTAAAACTTCTTCAGGACTTACCAAATTGGCATCACCTAAGATGGTATGTTTTAAAGCACAAGCTGCATTTGCGAATTCTATTGCTTTTTGATCATCAAAATGAAGCAATCCATAGATAAGTCCGGCCGCATAAGCATCCCCCGTTCCTATTCGGTCTACAACATTTGTTATTTCTAATTGTTGAGTTTCAATATATTCTGAACCTGTCCAAGCATGAGCGTAAACCTTCTGCCAGCTTGCACTAACGCCTTCTCTTATTTTATCAAACACTTTTTCAATAGAAGGACATTCTTTAATCAATGCTTTGCTCGCCTCGATAAAGCCTTCCTGCGAAAAATCGAAATCAGTTTTTAAAATCTCATTAATTTCGTTAACGCCACCAATAAATATGGTAGACATCCCCACTAATTCTTTCAAAACCTGATGGCCATCTTTACCATATTTCCAAAGATTACTGCGGTAAGCGGGATCTGCAGTAACTGCAACTCCTTTTTCTTTAGCGATCTGCAAGCCTTCTTTCAAAGTTTGGTAAGCACTTTCTGAAATTGCAGGAGAAATCCCCGTCCAATGTAGAAAACCGGCGTCCTCTAAAATTTCCTCCCAATTTACACTTTCTGGTGTAATATTGGCAAAACTTCCTTGTAAACGATTATAAGCAATTTTACTAGCTCGAAGGCCTGATCCTACTTCTAAAAAGTAAAGCCCAAGAGGATGGTCTACTTTGTTAACAGCAGATACATCAATCCCGAATTTTCTCATAGCAGCGATAGCTGCTTCACCCACTAAATCGTTTGAAACATTAGTTATTTGTTGTGTTTTTTCACCGAAATAAGATAGTGAAGCTGCTACATTCATTTCAGTTCCCCCGAAATAAAAATCCATGGAAGTAGCCTGCGGAAGCTTTCTATTTTCCGCAGGTGATAATCGCATTAGAACTTCTCCAAAAGAGACGATCTTTGTATGTTGATTTAATTTCTTCATCTAAAAATTGAAATAATCTTTGGCATTTCCGTAGCAAATTTTTGAAATAGTATTTCCTACCAACTCCATATCTTCTGGTAGTTCTCCTAAAGCTATTTCTTTTCCGAAGAGATTACATAATACTCTTCTAAAATATTCGTGTCTTGGGAAAGAAAGAAAACTTCTAGAATCGGTTAACATTCCTATGAAACAACTAATTAAGCCCATATTAGAAAGTGCATTCATCTGCTTTTCCATACCATCTTTTTGGTCTAAAAACCACCAACCAGAACCCAACTGTACTTTTCCTTTTACACTACCGTCATTAAAGTTACCAATCATTGTGGCAAAAATCTCGTTATCAGCCGGATTAAGATTATACAAAATAGTTTTAGTTAATTTATCTTTTCCGTCGAGCGCGTCTAAAAATTTAGAAAGTTTTTCAGCCTGACTATAATCACCAATTGAATCCCAACCAGTATCTGGTCCCAACTGCGCCAACATACGCTTGTTATTGTTACGTAGCGCTCCTAAATGGAATTGCTGCACCCATCCAAATTGATGATAAGTTTTCCCTAAAAATAATAGTAAAGCAGTTTTAAATTTCTCTATATCACCAAATGAGATTTCTTTTCCTGCAAGCTTACTTTTGAAAACAGCGTTTACTTCAGCTTCTGTAAAGTTCTCAAAGCTCATAGAATTTAGCCCGTGGTCACACAATTTGCATCCATTTTCGTCGAAATATTGAATACGCTTTAAAAGTGCATCTTTTAGATCCTGAAAACTCTGAATATCTATCTCGGCAACTTTCCCTAACTCTTTTAAATAATCGGTATAACCTTCCGCATCAATTAAAATAGATTTATCCGGACGAAAAGCTGTACTTACTTTAATACCAATATTTTGTTCTTTGATGGTTTGATGATGCTTTAAGTTGTCTGTAGGATCTTCTGTGGTACATAAAGTTTCTACATTCATCTTATTCAACAAACCTCTACAAGAATTTTCTTTTTGTTGAAGTTGTGCATTTACATTTTCATAAATTGAAGAAGCATTTTTTTCATTCAGCAACTCCTCAATCCCAAAATAACGTTTTAATTCTAAATGTGTCCAGTGGTAAAGTGGATTTCTAAGCGTATACGGAACTGTTTTACCCCAAGCCTCAAACTTTTCTTTATCGCTTGCATCGCCAGTAATAAACTTTTCGTTTATACCCAAAGTTCGCATCGCACGCCACTTGTAATGATCCCCGGCCAACCACACTTTAGAAATATTCTCGAATTGTTTATCGGCAGCGATCTGTGCCGGTGGTAAATGATTATGGTAATCGATAATTGGCTGATCTTTTGCATAAGAATGATACAGCTCTTCTGCATATTTATTCTCTAAAAGGAAATTATCGGTTATAAAAGTTTTTGTACTCATTTTTCTATTTTTCAATATTTTGAGAAAAATTATCTTCCCATCCAGCCACCATCTACGGTAACTATACTTCCACTCATATAGTCACTAGCTTCTGAAGCCAAGAAAATAGTGGGACCTTTAAAGTCTTTTGGTTCGCCCCAACGTCCTGCTGGGATTCTAGCTAAAATTGCTTCGCTTCTTTCCTCATTATCACGCAAAGCTTGAGTGTTATCTGTCGCAATATAACCAGGAGCAATCGCATTAACCTGAACGCCTTTGCCAGCCCATTCGTTAGAAAAAGCCATCGTTAATTGACCAATTGCACCTTTGGAAGCCGCATAACCAGGAACCGTAATTCCACCTTGGAAGGTTAACAATGAAGCGGTAAAAATTACTTTACCGTGACCACGCTTAATCATTTCTTTTCCGATTTCTCGAGTTAAGATGAATTGCGCATTTTGGTTAACTTCAATCACTTTATCCCAGTATTCATCTGGATGCTCTGCTGCCGGCTTACGCATTATGGTACCGGCATTATTAATTAGAATATCTATTTGCGGATTTTCAGCTTTTGCTTTCTCAATAAATTCGTAAAGCGATTTTCGATCTGAAAAATCACATTGATAGGCTTTAAATTCTTTTCCTAATTCTTTGATTCGCTTTTCAATTGCCGAACCTTCTAATTCTAAAGAAGCAGAAACTCCCAAAATATTTGCTCCGGCTTCCGCTAAGGCTTCTGCCATTGCAAAACCAATACCGCGTTTACATCCGGTGACTAAAGCTGTTTTTCCTTCTAAACTAAATAAACTCATAGATTGCTTCTTATTTAAGTTCGTCTGGAGTTACTTTATCCATATCTCCATAATCTAAATTTTCACCGGCCATTCCCCAAATAAATGTATAGTTTGAGGTTCCTGCACCTGCGTGAATAGACCATTCCGGAGAAATAATTGCTTGATGATTTTTCATAAACACGTGACGTGTTTCATTTGGTTGTCCCATAAAATGGCTAATGGTTTGCCCTTCTTCTAAATCGAAATAAAAGTAAACTTCCATTCTACGCTCGTGCGTATGCGGTGGCATGGTGTTCCAAACAGATCCTTCCTGAAGCTCTGTCATCCCCATTTGTAGCTGACAAGTTTCTACCACGCTATTTACGATCAATTTGTTGATCACACGTTTGTTTGACGTTTTACTATCTCCCAACTCAACAATCTCTGCCTCTGCTCGAGTTACTTTTTTAGTAGGATTTATTCGATGTGCTGGCGCAGAATTAATGTAGAAATAAGGCTGTTCATCGGTAGCTTCGAAAATCACTTCTTTAGAACCTCTACCTACATAAATAGCTTCACGGTGACCAATTTCATAAACCTTACCATCAACGGTAACTTTTCCTTTACCACCAACATTAATCACTCCTAATTCACGACGATCTAAAAAGTTTTCTGCTTTTAACTCGTCGATAGGTTCTAATTTTAACGCCTTATTTACCGGAAATGCACCACCGGCGATATAGCGGTCATACATGGTATATGTTAATTTTATTTGATCCTTTACAAAAAGTTCCGGAATAAGAAAATGTTCACGAAGTTCTTCTGTTGTATATCTTTTCACATCTTCGGGATGATGTGCATATCTAAATTCTGATGTTGTCATAATTTTGGTTATTTTCTTATTTTATAGAATAAAAGAGCAATTTATTCATAATTAGCGAAAATTGCATCCCGGACTAGCCTGAGAATTATTTGATACTAATTTAGAATTATGCAATCGATTACACAAATTATTTTTCTCTTTTTTTAGTAAATATTTAATATAATCTCAGTTTAGAAATAATATTAAACTCCACTAAACGCATTGAAGCCCCCATCGACTGGAATTACCGTTCCGGTTACGAAAGCTGAGGCATTGCTCGCTAACCATACTGCAGGACCCTGTAATTCTTCTGGTTCACCGAAACGCCCCATAGGCGTTTGATTTACAATTTTTTGTCCGCGACTGGTTAAAGAACCATCTTCGTTTAATAATAGATCTCTGTTTTGTTCCCCTACAAAAAATCCGGGCGCTATGGCGTTCACGCGAATTCCTTCGCCGTATTTATGGTTCATTTCTACGGAAAGCCATTTGGTGAAATTATCGATCGCTGCTTTTGAAGCGGAATACCCCATCACTCGAGTAATAGTTCTTTGTGCGGCCATCGATGAAATATTGATAATACTTCCCTTTTTCTGTTTTACCATTTCTTCAGCAAAAACAAGCGTTGGCAATATAGTTCCGTTGAAGTTCAGTTGATTTACACCATCTAAAGCATCCATAGAAAGATCAAAAAATTCCTGATCTGGAGTAATCACCGCGCCTTTTTTATTTCCGCCGGCGCCATTTACCAAGATATCGATACTTCCCCATTCAGAAAGTACTTTTTCCTTTGCGCTTTTTAAACTTGATCTTTCCAAAACATCAGCAACCAAGGCTAGAGCTTCTCCTCCACTATTTTTAATTTCTTCAACTCTACTATTAACTGTTTCTTCCGTTCTACCCAAAATCGCCACTTTAGCACCGTTTTTTGACAAACCATGAGCGATTGCTCCGCCTAAAACTCCATTTCCTCCAGTGACAATAGCTACTTTTCCGTTTAATTCAAACATATTATTATTTCAATGCGTTTATAATTCCAAATTCTAATCCGCGTAATTCTGCTAAACCACGTAACCTTCCTATTGCAGAATATCCAGGATAATACGGTTTCCCCTGGTCGTCCATCATTTCGTGACCGTGATCTGGTCGCATTGGTAAAAGTCGATCTTTGCCTTTGGAGCATTCATAAAAAGTTTTTACCAAATCGAACATTTTAGCGCTTCCTTCTAAATGATTGGCTTCATAAAAATGATAAGGTTCTACGCGATTTACCGAGCGTAAATGCACAAAGTGAATACGATCATACCAAGTTTTGATAATTTCGGGAAGATTATTGTCTTCTGAAGCACCTAGACTTCCACTACAAAATGTGAGTCCGTTATGCTTTGAAGGGACTTTTTCAAAAATAAATTTCAAGTCTTCAGCATTGCTCACAATTCTTGGAAGTCCAAAAACCGGCCATGGCGGATCATCGGGATGTACCGCTAAAACCACATCATACTTTTCAGCTACAGGAATAACAGCCTCCAAAAAATAAATCAGATTATCCTGAAGTTGTTCTCTGGAAATGTTATCGTATTGCGCTAATCCATTTTTCAACTTTTCAATAGTAAAACCATCTTTATCACCTGGCAATGCCATTAAAAGACTTTGTTTTAAGACTTTAATTTCTTCATCTGAAAGACTATCGTATTTTTCACGCGCTTTTAGCAAAATATCATCTGAATATGATTTTTCGGCATTTTTACGTTGCAGCATATACACATCGAAAATCACGACATCGATCATTTCATGTAATAATGCCGTGCTTCCGTCTTCTAATTCAAACCGAATATTTGTTCTTAGCCAATCCAAAATCGGCATAAAATTGTAACAAATTGTTTTAACGCCACAAGCCGCTAAATTTTTGATACTTTCTTTATAATTTTCGATTAACTGATCTCTTTCTGGTCGTCCTTGCTTTATAAACTCATGTACAGGCAAACTTTCTACCACATTCCAATGTAGTTTAAAAGAATGTAATCGATTGCTCTCTTCGAGCAAATTAATCCGTTCCTGAATCTTTTCCTGTGTCCAAATATCGCCTACAGGAACTTGATGTAATGCCGTAACCACACCATGAGCACCGGCCTGTTTTATAGTATTTAGCGAGACAGGATCATTGGGACCATACCATCGCCAGCTTTGTTCGAAAATCATTTTATTTATTTAGTTTTCTAATTTTGTTTCTTTTAATAAACCGTAAGGTAAGGGTTTATCGATTGTTTTTAAATATATAAAATCTATAGCAACTGCCGGATCGATCATATAAATATTTAAAGTATGTTTTCCCGACTTTAAAAGTTTTACCGGTAATCTTGCTTCAGCTTTATTACTAAGAACATTTTCTTTCCAAATTGCACTTCTTCCATGGGTTTCAAAATTCAGAATCTTAATCGGTTCATTATCCCATTGAACACCTACTCTCACGCCATGTTTATTAGTTATTGGATGCGTAGGAAGCGCATAAATAATAAGTTCAGCATTATCGGTTATACTTTCTGTAATAATCTCATAACTCAATTTTGCATGATTTTTTTCAAAATTTAAAGTATCTAAGGGATTTTTATCGAATGGCATTGCCTGCATTATCGCACCAGAATATCCTAAACCATCAATCTTTTGCCATTTATTATTTTTAAAAGATGATTGTTTTTGAAAGTTCTCAGCATACACAACAGCTATCCCGTTTTTTTCGAAAACACCTGATTCTAAATACTGATATTCTTTAAATTGAAGATCTATTTGGTGAAAATCTCTACCTAGTTGAAGTATAAAATGATCATCATTATTTCTAGATTTTCTATATTGATTCCAGTTTATTTGAAAATAAATTCGGTTTTGAAGTTCATTGAAATCTGAATTTAATTCACCATTTCTATTCGAAACCATTATCCATTCCGGAAGATCATTTAAACTCCATTTTACGATTCCTTCTTTGGTAAGAAAAATATCCATAAAATAGGTATTGTTAGCGCCTTTATAAAAAGTTGGTAGTTTATTCACTTTGTCAAAATCTCCTTCAATATAAAAATCAACTGATTTTTCGGTATTCTTGATTTTAGAACTGAATTCTGGTTTCTTGAAAACCGGTAAATTTCTAGGTTTCATGGACATGATTCCGTTCCATTTTCCATCAGCTATTCTATTATATCTTTCTGTAATTTTCTGAATACTATCATACGCCGCTAATGATTGTTGCTGAAATATTTTTGTACTTAATCTTCCCTGTTTTGCATATTTTTCGGCTAAATCGCGATTCAACTGCTTTTCATTCATAAACATTTCAGCCTTAACCGGATAATGCACTAATTGAAAGTAGCAAGCTTTCAACGAATCTGGTACCTTTTTCCAAACACGATCTGATTGTCGACCTAAATTCTGGTACGTTTCTAATCGATGCTGAATTTCATCTCCATAACTAAAAGGAGAATAAGCAGTAGGTTTTACTTCCGTAGTAGGTTCGGTTTGGCTCCAACCCATAAATTCCGGTTTACGTTCCCAGGCTAAATCGTAATACTCTTTTCTTAATGCTGAAATTTGAGTTCCTAATTCTTTTCCGAAAATCGTATCATAGAATTCATTTCTATGATTTTCAACTTTTGAAGCAGATTTAAATTGACTCATATCGTAAGCCATATCTAAAAAAAGCTGCATGTTATATTCTGCCGGTTTCAGGTCTCCAACATTCAGGATCCAAATTTTGCGAGCGTTCATTAGATAAGCTTTATGCATTTCTTCCCAAATTAAGGCAGGATTGGTCGTACTAAGCCATAAATAATCATGTGGTCGTCCCCAATACGAAGCGTGATAATAGACTCCAGCGCCACCGCTTCTGGCACGCTCTTTCTCATTTCCTAAACGCCTTATGTATCCATAATTATCATCGGTCCAAACCAGCGTAATATCCTCTGGTAATTTCATGCCGTAATCGTACAAATCTAGCACCTCTTTATACACCGTAAAGGCTTGTGGAATTTCAGTTGCACTTTTTCCACGATGTTTTTCAAGCATTGCACGCTGATCGGCAATTACGGTTTCTAACAAACTCGCCGCTTCTTCGATACTCTTCACACCTTCCATCCCGCTATCGTGAATGCCACGCATTCCGACAGTGAAAATAGCATCGATATCTTTAGATGCTGATATTCTACTTCCCCAATATTCGTTGATTTTTGCTTTGTTATTTTTATAATCAAAATGTCCAAAATCATCTTTCCATTCATCGACATTATTCCTCAACATGGGTTCGGCATGCGAGCTTCCTAAAACAATATGATACTTTTTTGCTATTTCAGGATTTCCGGGATAATGAAAGAATGCTTTAGTCGACGGGTGCATTGCCGGCCAAATGGTATTCGCTTTCAATCGTAATAATAATTCAAAGATTTTTGAATACGTTTTCGGCCCAATATCGCCTGTTTCCGAATCAAAATTTTTGGCAGCCCAGGGTTGCAATCCCCAATCTTCATCATTTAAAAATATACCCCGAAATGCTACCGAAGGTTTTTTAGAAAAATAATCGTTCTCAAGAAACTTTAATTTTCCAGACTTTTTTACGGGAACATCTGCCCACCAATACCAAGGTGAAACGCCATTTTTTTCAGCAAAATCGAAGACTCCATAAGCGGTTCCGCGAGGATCGGTTCCTGCAATAATAAAGTACTTTTCGTTTTTAGACCAACCTTGATAATAACTTTCTTTTTGTTGCTGAAATGACTTTGGAATGTCTTCTGAAAGATTTTTTTGAATAAATTCAGAATCAATACTACCTACTAAGATTGCTGATTTTTGAAAGGCTTTTTCTGAAGTAAGCACATTTGGTTTTTTACCGGTCACTTGAAAAATATCTTCCGCAAGTAAATGAGCTGAAATAGAATCAAGACTATTCCCATTTTTATCGTAGCAAATAGCGCTAATCGAGAAGGCTTCACTTTCCATTTTTTGCTTTTGAAATGCAAAACAGCTAATCGTAAGGAAGCAAAAACAACATAAAATATATCTCAATTGGAGCATTAAAACGTTTTAAGTATAAATATAGTAAACTACTTAAATCACTCGTCCTGTTCTGTCATGAATTTTAATAATTATGCGTGGTTAAATATCTCACAAATAAATATTTCCAACTCTTTTGAATTGTAAATTTAGATCACTAATAGAACCATAAAAATGAAAAATGATTCCACTACTTATCCTATAGCGCCATCACTTGGCATGGGCGCGATTATAGAAGAAAACTTTACCACATTTAGAGTTTGGGCACCCC encodes:
- a CDS encoding SDR family oxidoreductase, with translation MFELNGKVAIVTGGNGVLGGAIAHGLSKNGAKVAILGRTEETVNSRVEEIKNSGGEALALVADVLERSSLKSAKEKVLSEWGSIDILVNGAGGNKKGAVITPDQEFFDLSMDALDGVNQLNFNGTILPTLVFAEEMVKQKKGSIINISSMAAQRTITRVMGYSASKAAIDNFTKWLSVEMNHKYGEGIRVNAIAPGFFVGEQNRDLLLNEDGSLTSRGQKIVNQTPMGRFGEPEELQGPAVWLASNASAFVTGTVIPVDGGFNAFSGV
- the uxaC gene encoding glucuronate isomerase — encoded protein: MSTKTFITDNFLLENKYAEELYHSYAKDQPIIDYHNHLPPAQIAADKQFENISKVWLAGDHYKWRAMRTLGINEKFITGDASDKEKFEAWGKTVPYTLRNPLYHWTHLELKRYFGIEELLNEKNASSIYENVNAQLQQKENSCRGLLNKMNVETLCTTEDPTDNLKHHQTIKEQNIGIKVSTAFRPDKSILIDAEGYTDYLKELGKVAEIDIQSFQDLKDALLKRIQYFDENGCKLCDHGLNSMSFENFTEAEVNAVFKSKLAGKEISFGDIEKFKTALLLFLGKTYHQFGWVQQFHLGALRNNNKRMLAQLGPDTGWDSIGDYSQAEKLSKFLDALDGKDKLTKTILYNLNPADNEIFATMIGNFNDGSVKGKVQLGSGWWFLDQKDGMEKQMNALSNMGLISCFIGMLTDSRSFLSFPRHEYFRRVLCNLFGKEIALGELPEDMELVGNTISKICYGNAKDYFNF
- a CDS encoding glycosyl hydrolase 115 family protein, which gives rise to MESEAFSISAICYDKNGNSLDSISAHLLAEDIFQVTGKKPNVLTSEKAFQKSAILVGSIDSEFIQKNLSEDIPKSFQQQKESYYQGWSKNEKYFIIAGTDPRGTAYGVFDFAEKNGVSPWYWWADVPVKKSGKLKFLENDYFSKKPSVAFRGIFLNDEDWGLQPWAAKNFDSETGDIGPKTYSKIFELLLRLKANTIWPAMHPSTKAFFHYPGNPEIAKKYHIVLGSSHAEPMLRNNVDEWKDDFGHFDYKNNKAKINEYWGSRISASKDIDAIFTVGMRGIHDSGMEGVKSIEEAASLLETVIADQRAMLEKHRGKSATEIPQAFTVYKEVLDLYDYGMKLPEDITLVWTDDNYGYIRRLGNEKERARSGGAGVYYHASYWGRPHDYLWLSTTNPALIWEEMHKAYLMNARKIWILNVGDLKPAEYNMQLFLDMAYDMSQFKSASKVENHRNEFYDTIFGKELGTQISALRKEYYDLAWERKPEFMGWSQTEPTTEVKPTAYSPFSYGDEIQHRLETYQNLGRQSDRVWKKVPDSLKACYFQLVHYPVKAEMFMNEKQLNRDLAEKYAKQGRLSTKIFQQQSLAAYDSIQKITERYNRIADGKWNGIMSMKPRNLPVFKKPEFSSKIKNTEKSVDFYIEGDFDKVNKLPTFYKGANNTYFMDIFLTKEGIVKWSLNDLPEWIMVSNRNGELNSDFNELQNRIYFQINWNQYRKSRNNDDHFILQLGRDFHQIDLQFKEYQYLESGVFEKNGIAVVYAENFQKQSSFKNNKWQKIDGLGYSGAIMQAMPFDKNPLDTLNFEKNHAKLSYEIITESITDNAELIIYALPTHPITNKHGVRVGVQWDNEPIKILNFETHGRSAIWKENVLSNKAEARLPVKLLKSGKHTLNIYMIDPAVAIDFIYLKTIDKPLPYGLLKETKLEN
- the uxuA gene encoding mannonate dehydratase — protein: MIFEQSWRWYGPNDPVSLNTIKQAGAHGVVTALHQVPVGDIWTQEKIQERINLLEESNRLHSFKLHWNVVESLPVHEFIKQGRPERDQLIENYKESIKNLAACGVKTICYNFMPILDWLRTNIRFELEDGSTALLHEMIDVVIFDVYMLQRKNAEKSYSDDILLKAREKYDSLSDEEIKVLKQSLLMALPGDKDGFTIEKLKNGLAQYDNISREQLQDNLIYFLEAVIPVAEKYDVVLAVHPDDPPWPVFGLPRIVSNAEDLKFIFEKVPSKHNGLTFCSGSLGASEDNNLPEIIKTWYDRIHFVHLRSVNRVEPYHFYEANHLEGSAKMFDLVKTFYECSKGKDRLLPMRPDHGHEMMDDQGKPYYPGYSAIGRLRGLAELRGLEFGIINALK
- a CDS encoding sugar kinase; amino-acid sequence: MKKLNQHTKIVSFGEVLMRLSPAENRKLPQATSMDFYFGGTEMNVAASLSYFGEKTQQITNVSNDLVGEAAIAAMRKFGIDVSAVNKVDHPLGLYFLEVGSGLRASKIAYNRLQGSFANITPESVNWEEILEDAGFLHWTGISPAISESAYQTLKEGLQIAKEKGVAVTADPAYRSNLWKYGKDGHQVLKELVGMSTIFIGGVNEINEILKTDFDFSQEGFIEASKALIKECPSIEKVFDKIREGVSASWQKVYAHAWTGSEYIETQQLEITNVVDRIGTGDAYAAGLIYGLLHFDDQKAIEFANAACALKHTILGDANLVSPEEVLEVAEGSTGGRIKR
- the kduI gene encoding 5-dehydro-4-deoxy-D-glucuronate isomerase — protein: MTTSEFRYAHHPEDVKRYTTEELREHFLIPELFVKDQIKLTYTMYDRYIAGGAFPVNKALKLEPIDELKAENFLDRRELGVINVGGKGKVTVDGKVYEIGHREAIYVGRGSKEVIFEATDEQPYFYINSAPAHRINPTKKVTRAEAEIVELGDSKTSNKRVINKLIVNSVVETCQLQMGMTELQEGSVWNTMPPHTHERRMEVYFYFDLEEGQTISHFMGQPNETRHVFMKNHQAIISPEWSIHAGAGTSNYTFIWGMAGENLDYGDMDKVTPDELK
- a CDS encoding SDR family NAD(P)-dependent oxidoreductase; the encoded protein is MSLFSLEGKTALVTGCKRGIGFAMAEALAEAGANILGVSASLELEGSAIEKRIKELGKEFKAYQCDFSDRKSLYEFIEKAKAENPQIDILINNAGTIMRKPAAEHPDEYWDKVIEVNQNAQFILTREIGKEMIKRGHGKVIFTASLLTFQGGITVPGYAASKGAIGQLTMAFSNEWAGKGVQVNAIAPGYIATDNTQALRDNEERSEAILARIPAGRWGEPKDFKGPTIFLASEASDYMSGSIVTVDGGWMGR